A stretch of the Glutamicibacter sp. JL.03c genome encodes the following:
- a CDS encoding AAA family ATPase, with the protein MRIHKLQIQAFGPFAGSEQIDFDELAEGGLFLLDGPTGAGKSSILDAICYALYGSLPGSRTGSRQIRSDHAPAEVAPEVTCELTIGDRRFEVTRSPAWMRPSKRGKNRTTEQKASSLLREFTSQGWKELSTRNDEVGHVLGSLLGLDRDQFTKVVMLPQGGFADFLRAKAKDREDLLANLFDTSDYARIEEEFSSRLAEERKKSESVEARLSAVEDAIHSEARAFLAGREQPDDAEEHFAGYRIRIEQILQLAEAEAAKLKVNRSRTGDVVRALDERRRLFARHSELKTMQQRYAENHEAAVIAGGRLEKDAQASSVRAYLAQSKSAQATVDECSLAWKRLQRWLSEEIGLSSDATSAGLEALRQHSQQVAAELAVAKSALDEEQRRVPLANEVAQAKQRATEHEQNRVSAEAAVARLSSEREELASGDVDQVAAGDKLHQAKECQQLVETQIAHAIARDDLEEKVLSAREAASAQELKIVEAEKRLLALRTEQLGQSALRLAAALEDGQPCLVCGSAEHPAPAMADADATLIDDEQIQRSEAQVAEARAAGQKAAQARDTLQAKLETAQLSAGGKSVAELRVELGRAQEELEFVRKHQTEVTARITKLEQLRARIEQLTARAAQAGIEYATAHQNAQSLSAQLQELDARLQELRSGKKNLLVQVAELQGKSDGLAQSVHALQMLIDARVALGKAESSWNTERQAAGFDTVEDFAAAILDDEARERLRQLHRADADLCSAIATLEKSEDYRAAEELHAKGLGAPSDEELQDARAQAASSEGHYEAAREQVVLAATRLERHDQAVDELQRLRADAGPVIEAYRRLRGLAEVIRGGGENLYKMTLSTYVLAARLEEVAMAATERLDAMSGGRYSLHHDDSKQGNAKSGLGLRVLDSWTGKYRETQTLSGGETFMASLALALGLADVISHHSGAVDMQTLFVDEGFGSLDAETLEEVMQALENLRAGGRTIGLVSHVAEMKQRITNRVSVLKTQHGSAILRDGLMLASP; encoded by the coding sequence GTGAGAATTCATAAGCTCCAGATCCAGGCCTTCGGCCCCTTCGCCGGCAGCGAGCAGATCGACTTCGACGAGCTTGCCGAAGGCGGACTGTTCCTCCTTGATGGCCCAACGGGTGCAGGCAAATCCAGCATTCTCGATGCAATATGTTATGCCCTCTATGGTTCGCTGCCTGGCAGTCGCACCGGCAGCCGCCAGATTCGTTCTGATCATGCTCCCGCGGAAGTGGCTCCAGAGGTAACCTGCGAGCTGACCATTGGTGATCGCCGCTTCGAAGTGACCCGGTCACCAGCGTGGATGCGCCCTTCAAAGCGCGGCAAGAACAGGACCACGGAACAAAAAGCTTCGAGCCTGCTCAGGGAATTCACGTCACAGGGGTGGAAGGAACTCTCGACCCGCAACGACGAGGTGGGACATGTGCTCGGCAGCCTCCTGGGACTCGACCGTGATCAGTTCACCAAAGTGGTCATGCTGCCCCAGGGCGGGTTTGCCGATTTCCTCAGAGCCAAAGCGAAGGACCGCGAGGATCTCTTGGCTAATCTCTTTGACACGAGCGACTACGCACGTATCGAAGAGGAATTCTCGTCGCGCCTGGCAGAAGAACGCAAAAAATCCGAAAGCGTCGAAGCACGCTTGAGCGCGGTTGAAGATGCCATTCATTCTGAAGCACGAGCCTTCCTGGCAGGCCGCGAACAGCCCGATGATGCTGAAGAGCACTTTGCCGGGTACCGTATCCGGATTGAACAGATTCTCCAATTGGCCGAGGCAGAAGCCGCGAAGCTGAAAGTTAACCGGTCTCGCACTGGCGATGTGGTGCGGGCGCTGGATGAGCGCCGCCGCCTCTTCGCACGGCACAGCGAACTGAAAACCATGCAGCAGCGCTATGCCGAGAATCATGAAGCAGCGGTGATCGCCGGAGGCAGGCTGGAAAAAGATGCCCAAGCCAGTTCGGTGCGGGCCTATCTCGCGCAGTCGAAAAGCGCTCAGGCCACCGTGGATGAATGCTCGCTGGCCTGGAAGCGGCTGCAACGTTGGCTCAGCGAAGAAATTGGGCTATCCAGTGACGCGACGTCCGCGGGCCTGGAGGCCTTGCGCCAGCACAGCCAACAGGTTGCAGCGGAATTAGCCGTCGCCAAGTCAGCGCTGGATGAAGAACAACGCCGTGTTCCATTGGCCAACGAGGTTGCGCAGGCCAAGCAACGCGCCACCGAGCATGAACAGAACCGGGTGAGCGCCGAAGCCGCAGTTGCGCGGCTTTCAAGTGAACGCGAGGAATTGGCCAGCGGAGACGTGGATCAGGTCGCTGCGGGGGACAAGCTGCACCAGGCCAAGGAATGCCAGCAGCTAGTGGAAACGCAAATCGCCCACGCAATCGCCCGCGATGACCTGGAGGAAAAGGTCCTCTCGGCCCGCGAAGCGGCCAGCGCACAAGAGCTGAAGATTGTCGAAGCGGAGAAGAGATTGTTGGCTCTTCGCACGGAGCAATTGGGCCAAAGCGCGTTGCGCCTTGCCGCTGCCTTGGAAGACGGGCAACCCTGCTTGGTCTGCGGCTCGGCGGAGCACCCCGCCCCGGCGATGGCAGATGCGGACGCGACGCTGATTGATGACGAACAGATCCAGCGATCCGAGGCGCAGGTGGCCGAGGCCCGCGCTGCTGGGCAAAAGGCTGCCCAGGCTCGCGATACGCTGCAGGCCAAATTGGAAACGGCGCAACTGTCTGCCGGCGGGAAAAGCGTTGCTGAATTGCGGGTGGAACTTGGCCGCGCGCAGGAGGAACTGGAGTTTGTTCGAAAGCACCAGACCGAAGTCACCGCTCGCATCACGAAACTTGAACAGCTTCGCGCACGAATCGAGCAATTGACCGCGCGGGCAGCCCAGGCTGGCATCGAATACGCCACCGCGCACCAGAATGCCCAATCGCTCAGTGCCCAGTTGCAGGAGCTTGATGCCAGGCTCCAGGAACTGCGCAGCGGCAAAAAGAACCTCTTGGTGCAAGTGGCAGAGCTTCAAGGGAAATCAGATGGCCTGGCACAATCGGTTCACGCCTTGCAAATGCTGATCGACGCTCGCGTAGCGCTGGGCAAGGCGGAATCCTCGTGGAATACCGAACGCCAAGCCGCCGGGTTTGACACCGTTGAAGACTTCGCAGCGGCGATCCTTGATGACGAGGCGAGGGAGCGTTTGCGCCAGTTGCACCGCGCGGATGCAGATCTTTGCAGCGCCATCGCCACCTTGGAAAAATCAGAGGACTACCGTGCCGCCGAAGAGCTGCATGCCAAGGGCCTTGGTGCGCCGAGCGACGAAGAGCTCCAGGACGCGCGGGCGCAAGCTGCCAGCTCAGAAGGACACTACGAAGCTGCCCGCGAACAAGTTGTCTTGGCAGCCACGCGTTTGGAACGCCATGACCAGGCAGTCGATGAATTGCAGCGATTGCGGGCCGATGCCGGCCCGGTCATCGAAGCGTACCGCCGTCTTCGCGGGCTCGCCGAAGTCATCAGGGGCGGGGGAGAGAACCTCTACAAGATGACCCTGAGCACCTATGTCCTGGCAGCGCGGCTGGAGGAAGTGGCAATGGCCGCTACCGAGCGTTTGGATGCGATGTCCGGCGGTCGTTATTCGCTGCACCACGACGACTCAAAGCAGGGAAATGCCAAGTCCGGGCTGGGGCTCCGGGTGCTTGACTCGTGGACTGGCAAGTACCGGGAAACCCAGACACTCTCCGGTG
- a CDS encoding exonuclease SbcCD subunit D → MRLLHTSDWHLGRTFHGASLIDAQRSVLQEIINVTANQQVQAVLISGDIYDRALPHVDAVQLCNWALRELRATGATIIITSGNHDSASRLGFGAELLDSAGVHIIADIDRMVHPVLCEAGDHQVAIFGIPYLEPRMVMERLGATKASHESVVRAAIGEIDQHLEAVDHGGKPVVAIAMAHLFAAGGIGSDSERELSTGNLDVVPVELFEHFDYAALGHLHGRQKVREHVRYSGSPMAYSFSEVNQTKGMWLIDTSADGIESVREVLLAVPKKLAVLKGKLPDLLSDPDLEHATEAWCQITLTDAQRPADAMTALRTRFPDTVVLNFAPEGGAENSAPSTYAQRMAKATSTEDVVGDFMEHVRERSADEAEREVISTVIRATRESQVSQ, encoded by the coding sequence ATGCGATTGCTACACACCTCTGATTGGCATCTGGGCCGCACCTTCCACGGCGCATCCCTGATCGATGCCCAGCGCAGCGTGCTACAGGAAATCATCAATGTCACGGCCAATCAGCAGGTTCAGGCGGTGCTGATCTCCGGCGATATCTACGACCGGGCGTTGCCCCACGTGGACGCAGTCCAGCTGTGCAACTGGGCGCTGCGGGAACTGCGGGCCACCGGGGCCACCATCATCATTACCAGCGGCAATCATGATTCGGCCTCGCGCCTCGGATTTGGCGCAGAGCTTTTGGATAGCGCCGGGGTGCACATCATTGCTGATATCGATCGCATGGTCCATCCCGTGCTGTGCGAGGCGGGCGATCACCAGGTCGCCATTTTTGGCATTCCCTACCTGGAGCCCCGCATGGTGATGGAGCGGCTGGGAGCTACTAAAGCCAGCCATGAATCGGTGGTGCGGGCGGCTATCGGAGAGATCGATCAGCACCTCGAGGCAGTGGACCACGGCGGGAAGCCAGTGGTTGCTATCGCGATGGCGCACCTCTTCGCAGCGGGCGGCATCGGCAGCGATTCAGAGCGCGAACTGAGCACAGGAAACCTTGACGTGGTTCCCGTAGAGCTTTTCGAGCACTTCGATTATGCCGCCTTGGGACACCTGCATGGGCGCCAAAAGGTGCGCGAACATGTGCGCTATTCGGGTTCTCCCATGGCCTACTCATTCTCCGAGGTCAATCAAACCAAGGGCATGTGGCTGATCGATACCAGCGCAGATGGCATCGAATCGGTGCGGGAAGTCTTGCTGGCCGTACCCAAGAAATTAGCTGTCCTGAAAGGAAAGCTGCCGGATCTTCTCAGTGATCCGGACCTTGAGCACGCCACCGAGGCATGGTGCCAGATCACGCTCACCGATGCGCAGCGTCCCGCCGATGCTATGACAGCATTGCGAACTCGTTTCCCTGATACGGTCGTGCTGAATTTCGCTCCCGAAGGCGGAGCGGAAAACAGCGCTCCATCCACGTATGCGCAGCGAATGGCCAAGGCGACAAGCACCGAAGACGTGGTCGGCGACTTCATGGAGCATGTCCGCGAACGCTCGGCTGATGAAGCTGAACGCGAGGTCATCAGCACAGTTATCCGAGCTACTCGCGAATCGCAGGTGAGCCAGTGA